ACGATATAAAACTAAACAATATCCTACATGAAAAACATTATTGTTTTTTAAAAAACCGAATAGTCGTTACTTTATTATATCCCCCCTATAATATCATTAATTCACATATCCTTCTTCAGACTTTTCAATGGATTCACGATGTTTAATGGGTTTTCCATTTTTACCTTCAAATCGTCTTCCCCATCCAGTAAGAACTGCAAATAAAAATACAATAAAAAACATGGCAGGAAAAAATGTTCCGATTGATATTAATAATGGATTAATAGGCTGTATGAATGGAAAGTTTTCAACCAACACGCTAATATTTGCATAGGTAATGATAATAAACGAACTCGTGAAAGGTATTATAATAGGCAATGAGCATGCAAATCCTGAAAGCAAATTACCTGTACGATAAGGGTGAAGTTGTTTTTCCTTTCCAATTTCATCTGTTAAAGGACCAAACATCAGACAAGCAGGCCCATTTGCACCTCCAAGACTGATACCGGAGATAGTTGCACCTATCGCAATGGTAAGCTCTGCTCCTCTTTCTGTAGCAGCCAACTTACTATTCATTAAAAGATTCACGAGTCTGTTCATTGAACCACTCTCTTCAAGTACCCCTATAATACCAAACAGTGGTATGACAAAAGCAATAGTACCAATAACTCCTTTAACGCTATCGATGAGGAACCCACTTAATGCGCCTTCTTGAATCATAAAAATATTACTTATATCGATTGCACCAAAAAGTACAGCTACGATTATTCCTATGATTGTTCCAACTGATGATGCTAAAAAAATGTTTTGACTTTTAACTGCTACAACTAATAATACTATTATAGGAATAATCATAATTAAACCATGTGGATTAGAATATTGTTCTATTAGTTCATATCCCCCTGCATTTATTTTTTCCCCAGTTCCACCAAATATCAAAAACAGTATACTAGCAAGAATAGCCGCCGGAATAACATAACGTAAGCGTGATTTAACCATCCCCATAATATCTGCATGGCCTTCTTTTTTTGTATACTTTTGAGTAATAGAGCTTGTAATCGTGACATCTGATATAGGACCAAAACTATCACCCATAATAGCTCCACTTAAAATTGCTCCAGCTAATATTATTGGATCAGAGCCTAATAAAATACCCGCCGGATAAAGTAAAGGAAAGGCTGCAAATAACGTCCCTATTGATGTTCCTGTTGCAGTAGCAATAATTCCCGCTACAAGAAAAGTAAATAGAGTGAAAACAGCACCTGTTAAATGAAATTGCATACCAATCCAAACAAATCCTTCCGCAGCACCAGCTTCTGCCATCAACTTCCCAAAAAATGACACTATAAAAAGAATTAGAATTAGTGTATTAGCGATTTTTGAAGACATTCCTTTAATAACTGCATCCCAATATTTAGAATTACTTTTTGCGAAAAGACTACCAATAATTAACGCTATAAATCCACCCATGGCTAAAGCTTCCATTTCATATACTCGGAACACAACAAAGAATAGAATACAAGATATCATAAAAATAATTAAAGGTAGAAATGCCAATGACTTACTTACTTTAAAGTCGAGTGAATACTCTTTTGCCTTTGCCATAATTATTGCCCCCTTTGCTTGTTGAAATAGTCCTTTTTTTAGTAGAAATTACTATGATGGCGTATTCATTATTAAGTTCAAGTAGTTCACCCCACATTCAGTTGATATAGCATGATGTATCGCGGAAGATCCAGAAAACGGGTTCTGAAGCCTGTACTACAATTTATTGAATTCCCACTTAACATTTTTTCCATTGTATGAAGTGTTTATATGATTTTTATCAAAAAGTGGATATTAGACACACATAATTGGGTAAAGCCGACATTTACTGTTCATGCACCCAGGGGGAATGGACTCCATATTGCTATATGTGGTCAATTATTCATTACAGTTACAGTGCTCGTACAAGATAAAAAATACTATGATTAACTTTATTGTATTAGGGAGCCAATTAAAATATGCCAGATGAAATCGCTGGAAGCATTAAATTTATACACTAGTGAAAGGTACCTGTGCCCTAGAATCAATTATGACAATGCAATTTCACGAATAAATACACAAAAAAAATACATCCAATGGTTACTTCGGATGTATTTCTATATTTGTTCATGCAATTGTAGTGTATTGTCTGAATAGTGTCTTGCACAGGTACCTGAAATTAGTAATACCATTGGGAAAGGAGCTTATTTGTTCGAAATCGAAAAAATAAGCTCCTTTTTAATTTTATTCTGGCTTACACCTATAAAAAGTGCGCGTTTTTCAGTGGCCTCCATTTTAGAAAAGGGGCCTTCAATATACTCATTTTCTTTTTCTACCCTACTTCTCGGAGTAACAATCAGCCGAAGAACTAACTGTTACTACCAAGCGCGAAATAGCCCTTGAAACGTAATCTAATCCAGGAAAATATTTGTTATTACATAATAATTTATATCGCTCGCCTCCGCGATTAATCCAATAAAGTTAATTGCTCACTTTCTCCAATTCGATCAAAGGCCGCCGGGTCATGATCTTGGAAGTAAGCGGCATTCACCGTTTTTTCTTTTGTCATAATCATCTTTTCAGAATGACGTGTGTTGCGCAGACGGCAACTGTAAATAACTGGGAAATAATCACGTAGAAATTTTCCCTCCGCATGTGCAGTAAGGGCAATAATTTGAAAACCTAACTTTTCGGCTATAAAAAACACAGGGCTTAATACATGTTCACTTGATGCCTTGCCGAATGGATTATCGAGCACGACTGCACGATTTCGCTTCATCGATGTATTTAGAAGTTTTTTCTTTTCCGCTACGTAATTAAGCAGTCCAAGGAAAAGTGTCATGTTTTTGCTCCATTTTTCTCCGCCGGACCACTCATTGGATTCTCGCCAGGAAAAGGATCTGGATGTTGCTTCATTGTCATTTGTTACTTTACGGCATGATACTTTCATATCACCATTTTGCAAGACGACTCGAAGTAGCTGCGGTGTCTCAAACCATTTCTCAATGTCCGTTC
This window of the Sporosarcina ureilytica genome carries:
- a CDS encoding Na+/H+ antiporter NhaC family protein; the protein is MAKAKEYSLDFKVSKSLAFLPLIIFMISCILFFVVFRVYEMEALAMGGFIALIIGSLFAKSNSKYWDAVIKGMSSKIANTLILILFIVSFFGKLMAEAGAAEGFVWIGMQFHLTGAVFTLFTFLVAGIIATATGTSIGTLFAAFPLLYPAGILLGSDPIILAGAILSGAIMGDSFGPISDVTITSSITQKYTKKEGHADIMGMVKSRLRYVIPAAILASILFLIFGGTGEKINAGGYELIEQYSNPHGLIMIIPIIVLLVVAVKSQNIFLASSVGTIIGIIVAVLFGAIDISNIFMIQEGALSGFLIDSVKGVIGTIAFVIPLFGIIGVLEESGSMNRLVNLLMNSKLAATERGAELTIAIGATISGISLGGANGPACLMFGPLTDEIGKEKQLHPYRTGNLLSGFACSLPIIIPFTSSFIIITYANISVLVENFPFIQPINPLLISIGTFFPAMFFIVFLFAVLTGWGRRFEGKNGKPIKHRESIEKSEEGYVN